The following DNA comes from Paenibacillus crassostreae.
TCTTGATCATCTATTGTTGTGCAGTGATGATTACTTATTCGATATCGCATCGTCCTATTTACCTTCACTAACTGTAAATGATACAAGACGAATTCGTGATGACTATACACCACTTTTGAAATTATGGTATTTACACTATTTCAGAAATATAGAAGACGAAATAACCCCTCTGATCGAAGAAGATGCACTTGAGAAGAGTACGCTTATTAGTAAAATGGATCCTGAAAATTTAATAGAATATGCTTCAGGTGGACTAATAGTTGAAGACATCGCTGATTTACAGACGGTTATACTCTTCCCTACTGTTCATAATCGACCTATTAATACTTATTGCTTTTATAAAGGTATGCTACTCATTCAATATCCTGTAGATGTCCCGGAGGATAACGAAGATGAGCCACCTATGTGTCTTACCCGTATGACGCATGCTCTCTCCGATCCTAACCGTCTTCGTTTATTAAGATACGTTGCAGATCAACCTAAGTCACTTAACGATATGAAGAAGGACCTGGATGAACCCAAAGAAACACTAATGCATCACCTCATGATCCTAAGAGTAGCAGGATTTCTACGAATTCACCTTGGTAATCATGATAATGAGAAATTTAGTATTCGCCCAGACGGAGTTGCGGAACTCCAGATATTCTTAGAATCGTATATTCATCTTTAGGAGTGAATGATTTGAACACACGTCAACAAATTCTTTTCGACTTGGATGATACACTCATTCACTGCAATAAATATTTTGGGATGGTTCTCGATCAATTTGATCAATTGATACGAAACTGGTTCAATGATGATGAAATAACAAGCGAAGAAATTCTACAGAAACAATTGGAGATCGACATCGCCTCCGTTCATCATGTAGGATTCAAAAGCGGTAACTTTCCTCAATCCCTCATCCAAACGTACCGTTACTTTTGTCAAAAGTTCCAACGCCTAATCTACCCACAAGAAGAGGATCAACTTCTGCTGCTGGGTAATAGTGTATACGAGCTTGAAGTCGAGCCTTATCCTGGTATGATCGAGACACTTGAATCCCTGAAGAGCGATGGACATCAACTTCACCTTTATACTGGAGGAGAAAGTGCCATCCAGCAGCGAAAAATCGATCAGATGAAATTGAATATGTATTTTGATGAACGCATATACATTCGAGAACATAAAAATACAGATAGTCTTGAACAGATTTTACGAAATGGTAGATTTGATCGATCATCCACATGGATGATCGGCAATTCACTTAGAACCGATGTCTTACCAGCGCTAACTGCAGGAATATGCAGTATCTATATCCAGATTTCTAACGAATGGGAATATAATATAGTTGAATTGAATCAAACTCCTGAGCAGATTTTATACACGGCCACATCCATTCATGAAGTTCCCGAGCTTATTGAACATAAAATAGAACATGAACTAAAACAACGGACCCTAGATTAGGATCCGTTGTTTTTAAGTTCACCATGTTACTGACGTATCACTTCATGGTTGAATCGTTAGTTCTCCTGTCTCCATATTATGCAATACAAGTCTACCTTCACTTGGTGTTCCGTCCTCAAGAGATAACTTCAACTTTCCCGTCTTACCTTTCTCAATGAGTGCCTTCACTTGTGAACCACTTAATGTCCGGCCATGATTTTCTTTCCAGATGACAAATTTACAACCTTCTTTATAATGTGAACAACCATAACCTTTACGCCCCATGAAAATCATGCCACCGCAACCTGGACGAGGACATTGCCCAATCATTTCCGGTGAATCTGAAGTAACTTTCCCCGCGACAGCAGGATTCTTTGTCATCGACTTACTGGTGGATGTAGGGGATTTTGTTGTCGATTTCTTCGGTGTACCTTCGCTCTCAAACGACGTCTTAGCAGCTCTCGATTGCAATCGAACCTTATCAACGATCATTGAAGCGAACTTCTTCACGCTCCCCATGAATTGCTCTGCTGAGGCCGAACCACGGGCGATCTCATTCAATCTTCGCTCCCATTGCCCTGTCATTTCCGGAGAGGTTAATAGTTCGATGCCAGCTCCACGAATTAATTCGATAGCGGTCCGACCTTTTTGTGTGATTTGGATTCTCTTCCCTTGCATTTCTACGTAGCCAACACTTTTTAAACGTTCTATCGTAGCTGCACGGGTCGCAGGAGTTCCTAATCCAGAATCTTTCATTGCATCACGTAATTCTTCATTCTCTATTTGTTTACCCGCGCTTTCCATCGCTTTCAGAAGTGTCCCTTCTGTATAATGCTTAGGAGGTTGTGTGTCCTTCTCCTTGATAAACGCATCTGAACACGTAACTTTCTCTTTAGCTTGGATGCTGAAGGGTTCATTAACTTCATT
Coding sequences within:
- a CDS encoding ArsR/SmtB family transcription factor, which produces MNYIVKVDVSPIYELMASFMVYTSKKWTDNMDMGPEWVQQVDHSLAPNIRTSLAPASSWPFSDFDVLYTWAIHRQTGNSIDPFLDHLLLCSDDYLFDIASSYLPSLTVNDTRRIRDDYTPLLKLWYLHYFRNIEDEITPLIEEDALEKSTLISKMDPENLIEYASGGLIVEDIADLQTVILFPTVHNRPINTYCFYKGMLLIQYPVDVPEDNEDEPPMCLTRMTHALSDPNRLRLLRYVADQPKSLNDMKKDLDEPKETLMHHLMILRVAGFLRIHLGNHDNEKFSIRPDGVAELQIFLESYIHL
- a CDS encoding HAD family hydrolase encodes the protein MNTRQQILFDLDDTLIHCNKYFGMVLDQFDQLIRNWFNDDEITSEEILQKQLEIDIASVHHVGFKSGNFPQSLIQTYRYFCQKFQRLIYPQEEDQLLLLGNSVYELEVEPYPGMIETLESLKSDGHQLHLYTGGESAIQQRKIDQMKLNMYFDERIYIREHKNTDSLEQILRNGRFDRSSTWMIGNSLRTDVLPALTAGICSIYIQISNEWEYNIVELNQTPEQILYTATSIHEVPELIEHKIEHELKQRTLD